The Ancylobacter sp. SL191 nucleotide sequence CGGGAGCGGAAAGTCGCCGCCGGCGAAGGTCTCGAAGGGAACGGTCGCCAGCGCGGCAACCGCGCGGCGGATGAAGTCGGCAAGGCGGGCGGCCTGCGGGGCGAAGTCGGCGTCGGACTGATAGACGTTGCGCAGCACCGCCTCGTCCAGCGCGCCGGCCCCGGCCTCACCCAGAGCGCCATCATACGCGGCAACGCGGCCATAAAATGCCTCGGCCACTTTTTTCATCTTCTTCGGCACGGTGAGGTCACCGACCCCCATCTCGCGCAGATTGGCGTCCATGTCGATGCAGAAGGCATCGAACACGCGCTGGCCCAGCGCGCGGCGCTCCTCGCTCTCCCCCTTCAGCCGGTGGAACAGCAGGAAGCTGTGCAGCAGGATCATCTCGAACCGCCCGGCAATGCTGTCGGGCACGCCATATTCGGTATAGAATACGGGTTCACGCGACTGCGCCACGATCGCGCCATAGAGCCGCTGAATGGTCTCGCGTCCGTCGTTCCGGCGGAAGAAGCGCAGAATCATGGCCGGCTCCGTCTCGTCGGCGCCCCGCTCGGGCGGCGCGCGGTGGCTGGTCGTTCTGGGGGGTAGCGCGCAGCAATGGCGCTGGCAACCCCTGCGGGGTGCGCCAGATGGTTGCCTCACGGCGGCTGGCTGTGCTTTGTGCGCAAACAGATCTGCGGCCCCACGGCTGATGGAGTTGAGTTGATGGCAGTGACGCGCGTTTCGTCCCCGGCTGTTTCGGCCCGCCGGCCTGTTCGCGGGCCGGTGTACCGGCATGGCCCCCTGTTCGCCGCGCTCGCGGCGCTCGGGCTTGGGGGATGCGCCAGCGGCGATCTGTCCATGCCGGCCTCGTCCGCGGGACTGGCGCGCACGCCGACCAGTTTCGTCAGCGAGCAGCAGCGCGGCTATGTGCCCAATCCCGGCGCGCTGGAGCAGGTGCCGGTCGGGTCGAGCCAGGAGCAGGTTCTGCTGGTGCTCGGCACGCCCTCGACGGTCGCCACCGTGGATGGCGAGGTGTTCTATTACATCTCGCAGAAGACCAAGAAGGTCATGTTCCTGCGGCCGGAAATCACCGAACAGCGCGTGCTGGCGGTGTATTTCGACCGCAAGGACAAGCGCGTGACCCGCATCGCCGATTACGGCCTCAAGGACGGCAAGGTGTTCGACTTCGTCAGCCGTTCGACGCCGACCGGTGGCAGCGAGCTGTCCATGCTCGGCCAGCTCTTCAACGCCACCAGCTTCAACCCGACGATGTGACCGCACGGGCGGCGTTTCGCCGCCCGCCAGCACGGCCGCTCAGAACCGCTCGGGCGAGAAGGGCGCGGGATCGACGCAGGTCGGCTCGCTGCCCATCATCTCCGCGATCAGCCGTCCGGTGACCGGGCCGAGCGTGAAGCCGAGATGCTGGTGGCCGATCGCCACCCACATGCCCTTCTGCGTCGGGATAGGCCCGATGGCCGGCAGCATGTCCGGGAATGCGGGGCGACAGCCCATCCAGGGCTCGGCCTCCGCCCGCTCGCCGAGCGGGAACAGCCCGCGCGCCAGCGGCTCGGTCTTCTCCAGCTGCACCGGCGTCTTCGGCGCGTCGCGGCGGGCGAATTCCACGCCGGTCGTCAGGCGGATGCCGCCGACCATGGGCGTGATGACATAGCCGCCCTCCTCGTCCAGCACCGGGCGCGAGAGGCCGGCATTGCCCTCAGTGCGGTACTGCATGTGATAGCCGCGCTTCACCGCCAGCGGCACCTTCACCCCGAACGGGCCGAGAATGTCGCGCGCCCAAGGCCCGAGCGCGATCACCACCTCGGGCGCCTCGACAGGGCCCTGCTCGGTCATTACCCACCAGCCGGCGCCGAGACGGGTGAGCGTCGCCGCGTCGCCGCGCACCACCTGCCCGCCGAGCGCTTTGAGATTTTCCGCATAGGCCTGCGTCACCCCGCCGGGGCTCGACACCGAATGCGGGTCGGACCACAGCACGGCATGGCGGAACACCGGACGCAGATGCGGCTCCAGCGCCAGAGCCTCGTCGAGCCCGATCTCGCGGGCGGTGAGACCGTACTGCTGGGCGAGCGGGAATTCCTTGCGCTCCTGCGCGATGCCGGCCTCGCTGCGGTACAGCTTCAGCCAGCCCCCTTCGCGGAAATAATGCTGCGCGCCGGCGAGCGCGGCGAGGCGCTCATGCTCGGACAGGCTGAAGGCCAGCAGCGTCGACATGGTGCGGGCGTAATCGAGGATGCGCGCCGGCGCCGAGGCCCGCCAATAGGCGAACATCCAGGGCATCAGGCCGGGCAGCGCGTCCCAATGATAGTGCGCCGCCGGGTTCTGGCCGCGCGCGATCTCGATCAACGCGGACAGGCTGCGCGGGAAGGCGACGGGAAAGATCGAGCCGCGCTCGACGAGGCCGGCATTGCCATAGGACGTCTCCTCCCCCGGCCCGCGCCGGTCGACCAGCGCCACGCTGCGCCCGCGCTCGGCGAGGTTATGGGCGATCGAGGTGCCGACAATGCCGGCGCCAAGGACGATCACATCGGTCTTCATCGGCAGCGCATCCGGGAGGGAGAGAAGGCAAGGCGGCGCGGAGGGTTCCCCCGCCGCGCCGGGATTGGATCAGTTGAACGGAACGGTCAGTTGATCGGGAAGGGGAAATACTTCGCGTTGATCTTCTGGTAGGTGCCGTCGGCGACGATCTCCTTGATCGCCTTGTTCAGCATCTCGCGCAGTTCGTTGTCTTCCTTGCGCACGGCGATGCCGGTGCCCTGCGGGTTCACGTCCTTGAGGTCCGGGCCGACGAACTTGCAGCACTTGCCGGCGTCGGTCTTCTCCAGCCATTCATAGAGCACGAACTTGTCGGCCAGCACCGCGTCGAGGCGGCCAGAGGCGAGGTCGGCATTGGCCTCGTCCTGCGTCGGGTAGAGCTTGATGTCGGAGCCCGTGTACTTGTCCTCGAGATAGGTCGCGCCCGTGGTCGAGGACTGCGCGCCGATCACCTTGCCCTTGAGCGCGGCCGGGGAGATCTCGGTGATCTTGGTGTCCTTCGGCGCCATGAAGTTGCCGGGCGTCAGGTAGTAGGGGTCGGTGAACGCCACCTTCTCCTTGCGCTCGTCGGTGATCGACATGGAGGCGACGATGGCGTCGTACTTCTTGGACAGCAGCGCGGGGATGATGCCATCCCAATCCTGCGCGACGAACGTGCACTCGACCTTCATCTTGGCGCAGAGTGCCGTGGCGATGTCGATGTCGAAGCCGACCAGCTTGCCGGTGGAATCGACCGAGTTGAAGGGCGGGTAAGCGCCTTCGGTGCCGATGCGCACCGTCTTGATCTCGGCATGGGCCGCGCCGGCGCCGACGGCGAGCGCGGCGGCGGCGAGCAGAATCCTGGCGAATTTCATGTGGTTTTCCCGATGTTGGATGCCGTCGCGCCGGCATCTTGGGACCGAGGCTAGGCCGGCGACGACGCGCAGGCAATCGGCGCTTCGGCTAAAAGCGTTGCGTTCAGAAATGGCTGAAGCTGGTGGCGGCGAAGTTCAGCGCCTGGCCGTCGTCCCCGCGGACCACCAGCCCCTCGCCCGCCAGCGTGCGGCCGATAACGGTGGCGCCGATGCCGGCGGCGATGGCGGCGGCCTCGAAGGCGTCGACATCGCCCTCCCCCATCACCGCGAGGATCTCGTAATCGTCGCCCCCGGTCAGCGCGGTGGCGAGCAGCGCCGGCTCGGCGGCGATGGCGGCGCGGGCGGCGGGGCTGAGCGGCACCCTGCCCGCCTCGATCTCGCCGGCGCAGTTGGAAGCGGCCAGCATCTTGGCGAGATCGCCGACCAGCCCGTCCGACACGTCCATGGCGGCGCGGGCATGGGCGCGCAGCGCGCTGGCAAGCGACAGGCGCGGGCGCGGGTGCAGATAGCGGTCGGCGAGAAAGGCCCGCTGCGCCGCATCGAGCGCGGCAAAGCCCGGCCGCGTAGGATCGAGCCGCAAGGCCAGGCCGAGCGCCCCGTCGCCAATCGTGCCGGTGACAAGGATGGCATGGTCCGGCCGCGCCGTCGCCCGCTTCACCATGCGCCCGATCGGCACCGAGCCGAGAGCGGTGATCGAGATGGTGAAGGGGCCGGGCGTCCTCACCGTGTCGCCGCCGAGCAGCGGCGCGCCGAACAGCAGGCAGTCCTCGCCAATGCCGCGGGCGAACTCGGAGAGCGCCGCGACGTCCATCTCCGGCGGAATGGCGAAGGCCAGCATCACGCCCAGCGGCTCGGCGCCCTTGGCGGCGAGGTCGGACAGGTTCACCCGCATCGCCTTGCGGGCGATGGAGGCCGGCGGGTCGTCGGGGAAGAAATGCACGCCGGCGACCAGCGCGTCCTTGGTGAGG carries:
- a CDS encoding ubiquinol-cytochrome C chaperone family protein, translating into MILRFFRRNDGRETIQRLYGAIVAQSREPVFYTEYGVPDSIAGRFEMILLHSFLLFHRLKGESEERRALGQRVFDAFCIDMDANLREMGVGDLTVPKKMKKVAEAFYGRVAAYDGALGEAGAGALDEAVLRNVYQSDADFAPQAARLADFIRRAVAALATVPFETFAGGDFPLPPAVDPQSKELATP
- a CDS encoding outer membrane protein assembly factor BamE produces the protein MPASSAGLARTPTSFVSEQQRGYVPNPGALEQVPVGSSQEQVLLVLGTPSTVATVDGEVFYYISQKTKKVMFLRPEITEQRVLAVYFDRKDKRVTRIADYGLKDGKVFDFVSRSTPTGGSELSMLGQLFNATSFNPTM
- a CDS encoding NAD(P)/FAD-dependent oxidoreductase, which translates into the protein MKTDVIVLGAGIVGTSIAHNLAERGRSVALVDRRGPGEETSYGNAGLVERGSIFPVAFPRSLSALIEIARGQNPAAHYHWDALPGLMPWMFAYWRASAPARILDYARTMSTLLAFSLSEHERLAALAGAQHYFREGGWLKLYRSEAGIAQERKEFPLAQQYGLTAREIGLDEALALEPHLRPVFRHAVLWSDPHSVSSPGGVTQAYAENLKALGGQVVRGDAATLTRLGAGWWVMTEQGPVEAPEVVIALGPWARDILGPFGVKVPLAVKRGYHMQYRTEGNAGLSRPVLDEEGGYVITPMVGGIRLTTGVEFARRDAPKTPVQLEKTEPLARGLFPLGERAEAEPWMGCRPAFPDMLPAIGPIPTQKGMWVAIGHQHLGFTLGPVTGRLIAEMMGSEPTCVDPAPFSPERF
- a CDS encoding ABC transporter substrate-binding protein yields the protein MKFARILLAAAALAVGAGAAHAEIKTVRIGTEGAYPPFNSVDSTGKLVGFDIDIATALCAKMKVECTFVAQDWDGIIPALLSKKYDAIVASMSITDERKEKVAFTDPYYLTPGNFMAPKDTKITEISPAALKGKVIGAQSSTTGATYLEDKYTGSDIKLYPTQDEANADLASGRLDAVLADKFVLYEWLEKTDAGKCCKFVGPDLKDVNPQGTGIAVRKEDNELREMLNKAIKEIVADGTYQKINAKYFPFPIN
- the thiL gene encoding thiamine-phosphate kinase → MADGGSGEDRLIAGLFAPIARHPGALGLKDDAAFLHVPAGHKLVLTKDALVAGVHFFPDDPPASIARKAMRVNLSDLAAKGAEPLGVMLAFAIPPEMDVAALSEFARGIGEDCLLFGAPLLGGDTVRTPGPFTISITALGSVPIGRMVKRATARPDHAILVTGTIGDGALGLALRLDPTRPGFAALDAAQRAFLADRYLHPRPRLSLASALRAHARAAMDVSDGLVGDLAKMLAASNCAGEIEAGRVPLSPAARAAIAAEPALLATALTGGDDYEILAVMGEGDVDAFEAAAIAAGIGATVIGRTLAGEGLVVRGDDGQALNFAATSFSHF